From the genome of Euryarchaeota archaeon:
CGGCCATTACGACAAGCTCTACTTGCCGACTTTCAACATGTTCGAGGAGTCCATCCATTTCGCGCCGGGAAAGTCCCTCCCGGTCTTCGAAACGCCCCTCGGCCGTATCGGTCTTTGCATCTGCTACGACCTTTTCTTCCCCGAAGTGACGAAGACGCTGGCACTCAATGGCGCCGAGATCATCGCATGCATATCGGCTAGCCCCAACACGTCGCGACGCTTCTTCGAAGCCGTGTTCCCGGCGCGTTCGCTCGAGACCACGACCTTCCTTCTCTACACCAACCTCGTGGGACCGCAGGACACGATCCCCTTCTGGGGCGGAGCGACCGCGTATGGGCCCCGTGGAAACGAGCTTCTCAAGCCCGTGAATTTCAAGGAGCGCACCGCCGTCGTGGACCTCGACGCGGCGGATCTCGACATCGCAAGGGGAAGACGACCGCTGTTACGGGACACGCGGCAGGCTTTCTTCTATCCTCTGGCGGACCCCGATAAGAGCCGTTGAGTATTTCGCGAGGCGGCGCCACCACTTTGCGGGTCGTGCCAAAGGAGCGGCGGGTCATGAGTTCGCCGTCGATCGTCGGTCG
Proteins encoded in this window:
- a CDS encoding carbon-nitrogen hydrolase family protein; this encodes MNSEVRAALNQVTPLLAEKEHNLALMEKKVSATNADLHVFPELFLTGYYNRDLFKTLAEPLDGPSVTRVLRLAKRTRSHIVFGMPRLSRTGDIHNAAVIAGPDGLVGHYDKLYLPTFNMFEESIHFAPGKSLPVFETPLGRIGLCICYDLFFPEVTKTLALNGAEIIACISASPNTSRRFFEAVFPARSLETTTFLLYTNLVGPQDTIPFWGGATAYGPRGNELLKPVNFKERTAVVDLDAADLDIARGRRPLLRDTRQAFFYPLADPDKSR